From the Roseateles sp. XES5 genome, one window contains:
- a CDS encoding creatininase family protein codes for MAHPKMRWTENDPMLAPEDRADWIAVLPLGAHEGHGPHLPLETDTLIADGIAERLMAVLPAHLPVTVLPTEPVGYSPEHLDVVGTRSLPYAEAIERWLRIAEDLDRFGIRKLVLLNAHGGNSPLMTIVATEARVRLNMLVVATAWTRFGQPDGWIAPEDKAIDIHGGDIETSVMLTLHPDRVKTDKAERFGSRQAEFAARFAHLRAYGPHAFGWKMADLNPKGVTGDASAATAEKGERLIAHAVGGLVALLEDVAAFDVRTLV; via the coding sequence ATGGCGCATCCCAAGATGCGGTGGACCGAGAACGACCCCATGCTGGCGCCGGAGGACCGCGCCGACTGGATCGCCGTCCTGCCGCTCGGTGCGCATGAGGGCCACGGCCCCCACCTGCCGCTGGAAACCGATACGCTGATCGCCGATGGCATCGCCGAACGGCTGATGGCCGTCCTGCCCGCCCATCTGCCCGTCACGGTCCTGCCCACCGAGCCGGTCGGCTATTCGCCCGAACATCTCGACGTAGTCGGCACCCGCTCCCTTCCCTATGCCGAGGCCATCGAGCGCTGGCTGCGCATTGCCGAAGACCTAGACCGCTTCGGCATCCGCAAGCTCGTGCTGCTCAACGCCCATGGCGGCAATTCGCCCTTGATGACCATCGTCGCGACGGAAGCGCGCGTGCGGCTGAACATGCTCGTCGTGGCCACCGCCTGGACCCGTTTCGGCCAGCCGGACGGCTGGATCGCGCCGGAAGACAAGGCCATCGACATCCATGGCGGCGACATCGAAACCTCCGTCATGCTTACCCTCCATCCCGACCGGGTGAAGACCGACAAGGCCGAGCGCTTCGGTTCGCGGCAGGCCGAGTTTGCAGCCCGCTTCGCCCATCTGCGCGCCTATGGTCCACATGCCTTCGGCTGGAAGATGGCCGACCTCAACCCGAAGGGCGTGACAGGCGACGCCAGCGCCGCGACGGCGGAAAAGGGCGAGCGGCTGATCGCCCATGCCGTCGGCGGCCTCGTCGCCCTGCTGGAAGATGTCGCGGCCTTTGACGTGCGGACACTTGTCTAG
- a CDS encoding MarR family winged helix-turn-helix transcriptional regulator, producing MGKKHKDGKDGKKAKKKKAHEDVSGAGLAAAVVSAARSMRTVLSRNLLATGLYAGQDGVILALSEEGGLTAGALAVRLGVKAPTMTRTIGRLEAQGFVARRPDETDGRLTVVHLTEAGRASVGHITEAGRLSEQQAAEGLSEKDVRNLLKLLRAMDENLHAALPDASRNGEKTVADDI from the coding sequence ATGGGCAAGAAGCACAAGGACGGCAAGGACGGGAAGAAGGCCAAGAAAAAGAAGGCGCACGAAGACGTTTCGGGCGCGGGCCTTGCCGCTGCCGTCGTCAGTGCCGCCCGCTCCATGCGCACCGTGCTGTCGCGCAACCTGCTCGCCACCGGTCTCTATGCCGGGCAGGACGGGGTTATCCTTGCGCTTTCGGAAGAGGGCGGGCTGACGGCCGGCGCGCTTGCGGTCCGGCTCGGCGTCAAGGCGCCGACCATGACGCGCACCATCGGCCGGCTGGAGGCGCAGGGCTTCGTCGCGCGCAGGCCGGACGAGACGGACGGGCGCCTCACGGTCGTGCATCTCACCGAAGCCGGTCGCGCCTCCGTCGGGCATATCACGGAGGCGGGCCGGCTCAGCGAACAGCAGGCGGCCGAGGGGCTCAGCGAGAAGGACGTGCGCAATCTCCTCAAGCTCTTGCGCGCAATGGACGAGAACCTTCATGCCGCCCTGCCGGATGCGTCTCGCAACGGCGAAAAGACGGTTGCCGACGACATTTAA
- a CDS encoding LacI family DNA-binding transcriptional regulator, which produces MAQKIKLSTIAETLGVSTATVSLALRDSPLVAAATRDKIKEQARALGYIYNRRAASLRTSRSGIIGVVVHDIMNPFYAEILKSIESELDRDRQTFILSNHYDSVEKQRNFVETLLQLGGDGVIMSPAIGTPPEDIQLAEDNGMPAILIARSIEGLDVPIFRGDDSYGISLATNHLIGLGHRTIAMVGGTDQTSTGRDRYQGYVNALRKANIEVDPGLRIPGPRTKQGGFEAAVHFLSLPQKPTAAVCWNDLVAIGLMNGIARAGLVPGRDVSVTGYDDLEEAAIATPALTTVWNGQSEVGRNAARALLDKLSGSHEPDGIHLIKPEMRIRQSTGPLKPHPEG; this is translated from the coding sequence GTGGCACAGAAAATCAAGCTTTCCACCATCGCGGAGACGCTGGGCGTTTCCACGGCGACGGTGTCGCTTGCGCTCCGGGACAGCCCGCTCGTCGCCGCCGCAACCCGTGACAAGATCAAGGAACAGGCGCGCGCGCTCGGCTATATCTACAACCGCCGGGCCGCCAGCTTGCGCACCTCACGTTCGGGCATCATCGGCGTCGTCGTGCACGACATCATGAACCCGTTCTATGCGGAAATCCTCAAATCCATCGAGAGCGAGCTGGACCGCGACCGGCAGACCTTCATCCTCTCGAACCACTACGATTCCGTCGAGAAGCAGCGCAACTTCGTCGAGACGCTGCTGCAGCTCGGCGGCGACGGGGTCATCATGTCGCCGGCCATCGGCACGCCGCCGGAGGATATCCAGCTTGCCGAGGACAATGGCATGCCGGCGATCCTGATCGCGCGCTCCATCGAGGGGCTGGACGTGCCGATCTTCCGCGGCGACGACAGCTACGGCATCTCGCTCGCCACCAATCACCTGATCGGCCTCGGCCACCGCACCATCGCCATGGTAGGGGGCACGGACCAGACATCGACCGGCCGCGACCGCTACCAGGGCTATGTCAATGCGCTGCGCAAGGCCAATATCGAGGTCGATCCGGGCCTGCGCATTCCCGGCCCGCGCACCAAGCAGGGCGGTTTCGAGGCGGCGGTGCATTTTCTTTCCCTGCCGCAGAAGCCGACGGCCGCCGTCTGCTGGAACGACCTTGTCGCCATCGGCCTGATGAACGGCATCGCCCGCGCCGGGCTCGTGCCGGGCCGCGATGTTTCCGTCACCGGCTATGACGATCTTGAGGAGGCGGCAATCGCGACGCCTGCCCTTACCACCGTCTGGAACGGCCAGTCCGAGGTTGGGCGCAACGCCGCCCGCGCACTGCTCGACAAACTTTCCGGCAGCCATGAGCCCGACGGGATCCACCTCATCAAGCCGGAAATGCGCATCCGGCAATCCACCGGACCGCTGAAGCCTCATCCGGAAGGCTGA
- a CDS encoding 2-hydroxyacid dehydrogenase, which produces MTAKTRILVPGTIRERVLDRLKDDFDIVRIERADPSLLARSEAASIAGAAVSGSFGAALIEHLPALEVIASFGVGYDGVDVAAAAARGIAVTNTPDVLNDEVADTTIGLLLNTVRRFPQAEAWLREGRWKREGAFPLTPLSLRGRRAGIYGLGRIGLAIAERLKGFGLDIAYHTRRPREGVSYAYYPSLLELAGAVDILIAIVPKTADTHKTIDADVLRALGPDGVLINVGRGWTVDEAALADALREGVIAAAGLDVFYDEPNVPEALLGLPNVSLLPHVASASVATRNAMADLVADNLFAWFDRGAALTPVPETPFTRKTR; this is translated from the coding sequence ATGACGGCCAAGACACGCATTCTCGTGCCCGGCACGATCCGCGAGCGGGTGCTCGATCGCCTGAAGGACGATTTCGACATCGTGCGTATCGAGCGGGCCGACCCGTCGCTGCTCGCCCGTTCGGAGGCTGCGAGCATTGCGGGCGCGGCCGTTTCCGGTTCCTTCGGGGCGGCGCTGATCGAGCATCTTCCGGCGCTCGAAGTCATCGCGAGTTTCGGCGTCGGCTATGACGGCGTCGATGTCGCGGCCGCCGCCGCGCGCGGCATTGCCGTCACCAACACGCCCGATGTCCTCAACGATGAGGTGGCCGACACCACCATCGGCCTCCTGCTGAACACGGTGCGCCGTTTTCCACAGGCGGAAGCCTGGCTGCGCGAGGGCCGCTGGAAGCGCGAAGGCGCCTTTCCGCTGACGCCGCTCAGCCTGCGTGGCCGCCGGGCCGGGATCTACGGCCTCGGCCGCATCGGGCTGGCGATTGCGGAGCGGCTGAAGGGGTTCGGGCTCGATATCGCCTACCACACCCGCCGCCCGCGCGAGGGCGTCTCCTATGCCTATTACCCCTCGCTGCTGGAACTGGCCGGCGCGGTCGATATCCTCATCGCCATCGTGCCGAAGACGGCGGACACCCATAAGACCATCGACGCGGACGTGCTGCGCGCACTGGGGCCTGATGGCGTTCTGATCAATGTCGGACGCGGCTGGACGGTCGATGAGGCGGCGCTTGCCGACGCGCTGCGGGAGGGCGTGATCGCCGCCGCGGGCCTCGATGTGTTCTACGACGAGCCGAATGTACCGGAGGCGCTGCTGGGGTTGCCGAACGTCTCGCTGCTGCCCCATGTCGCCTCGGCCTCGGTGGCGACGCGCAATGCCATGGCCGATCTCGTCGCCGACAATCTCTTCGCCTGGTTCGATCGCGGCGCGGCGCTGACGCCGGTGCCGGAAACACCCTTTACGCGAAAAACGAGGTAG
- a CDS encoding gamma-glutamyl-gamma-aminobutyrate hydrolase family protein produces MSKPVVAIPADIREIEGNVWQATPNQYVRAAVKGADVTVFLVPALEADNDFDGILDRVDGLLVSGSRTNVHPSLYGREATDAEGPYDRARDATSLPLIERALERGIPLLAICRGIQELNVVLGGTLANEIQDQPGMWDHRKPDTPVLDVAYGIRQTVKVNEGSCLASVIGAGEIQVNSLHRQAISEKAPRLAVEALAEDGTIEAVSVIGAKAFAVGVQWHPEYWVGSDQPSNKLFAAFGEAVRDYAAAKAGIAQAAE; encoded by the coding sequence ATGTCGAAACCCGTCGTCGCCATTCCCGCCGACATCAGGGAAATCGAAGGCAACGTCTGGCAGGCCACCCCGAACCAGTACGTGCGCGCCGCCGTCAAGGGCGCAGACGTCACCGTCTTCCTCGTGCCGGCGCTGGAAGCCGACAATGATTTCGACGGCATCCTCGACCGGGTGGACGGGCTTCTGGTCAGCGGCTCGCGCACCAACGTGCATCCCTCGCTCTACGGCAGGGAAGCCACCGACGCCGAAGGCCCCTATGACCGGGCGCGCGACGCGACCAGCCTGCCGCTCATCGAGCGCGCGCTGGAGCGCGGCATTCCGCTGCTCGCCATCTGCCGCGGCATCCAGGAACTCAATGTGGTTCTCGGCGGCACGCTTGCCAACGAGATCCAGGACCAGCCCGGCATGTGGGACCATCGCAAGCCGGATACGCCGGTGCTGGATGTCGCCTACGGCATTCGCCAGACCGTCAAGGTCAACGAAGGCAGCTGCCTCGCTTCGGTGATCGGCGCCGGCGAGATTCAGGTCAATTCGCTGCACCGGCAGGCGATCTCCGAAAAGGCGCCGCGCCTTGCCGTGGAAGCCCTTGCCGAGGACGGCACGATCGAAGCCGTCTCGGTCATCGGCGCGAAGGCCTTTGCCGTCGGCGTGCAGTGGCATCCGGAATATTGGGTGGGTTCCGACCAGCCTTCCAACAAGCTCTTCGCCGCATTTGGCGAGGCCGTGCGGGACTATGCCGCCGCCAAGGCCGGCATTGCACAGGCGGCCGAATAG
- a CDS encoding bifunctional diguanylate cyclase/phosphodiesterase: MISHVITFSFVYAKTSDPFFLVWSALVVLVWSLRAEGMRHFDRAEKSALGMDGIRYWENWYNLGAVGTTLALGTACCYSLIVSRDSFAEIACISVTFATMVSVVGRNYGSPRAVDYMVFSACFPIAVGFLALQDFYHAVLASLVLPFAMTTRTMANGVRTFLYKNVLAARDLATIADRFDTALNNMPHGLFMLDADHRILVANRRACELLHLGSQERLKDCHLDVVLRFGVRNTFFNAEQSKTILRQLDELLRGERSRALVQVTDGLYLEFTAAPRDNGGAVLIFEDVTARVRAEKKILHMVRYDSLTGLPNRTYFADLVQEALAERKKPGTVGFMVLDVDDFKHVNDMKGHVTGDRLLCAIAERLRRLAGERVLAGHLMGDEFILFFPNEANRRDLEDRMRRFHDQLRGTYEFEGMTLFVSFSAGCVTVASDDFRLEEMQIRADLALFETKSRAKGSVTVFEQEMDARYMDRQKLKDDLRLALAEDALSVAYQPMFVPDGSRIECCEALSRWTHPERGPVAPNVFIKVAEEMGIISEITRFMINRACADCATWPEHMGVSVNLSVQDLRSSAIIEVVAQALDAVGLAPHRLHLEVTESCLMEEPIKVQAILQELRARGITIAIDDFGTGYSSLSYLDQLPLDVIKIDRSFVRNIAEDPRRFKLLRGTVNLSRELGLRIVVEGVETEEQLALINKYRCADLVQGYVFAAPMSPDALRDRYESLGGKPVEPRRRGRRVA; the protein is encoded by the coding sequence ATGATTTCGCATGTCATCACGTTCTCCTTCGTTTACGCCAAGACGTCCGATCCCTTCTTCCTCGTCTGGAGCGCGCTCGTCGTGCTCGTCTGGTCGCTGCGCGCTGAGGGCATGCGCCATTTCGACCGGGCGGAGAAAAGCGCCCTCGGCATGGATGGCATCCGCTACTGGGAGAACTGGTACAATCTCGGCGCCGTCGGCACGACGCTCGCGCTTGGCACGGCCTGCTGCTACAGCCTGATCGTCAGCCGCGACAGCTTTGCCGAGATCGCCTGCATTTCCGTGACCTTCGCCACGATGGTCTCCGTCGTCGGGCGCAATTACGGTTCGCCGCGGGCGGTCGACTACATGGTCTTCTCCGCCTGCTTCCCGATCGCGGTCGGTTTCCTCGCCCTGCAGGATTTCTATCACGCCGTGCTCGCCTCGCTCGTCCTGCCCTTCGCGATGACGACGCGCACCATGGCGAACGGCGTGCGCACCTTTCTCTACAAGAACGTGCTTGCCGCGCGCGACCTTGCGACCATCGCCGACCGCTTCGACACGGCGCTCAACAACATGCCGCACGGCCTGTTCATGCTGGATGCGGACCATCGCATCCTCGTCGCCAATCGCCGGGCCTGCGAGCTTCTGCATCTCGGCAGCCAGGAACGGCTGAAGGATTGCCATCTTGACGTCGTCCTGCGCTTCGGCGTGCGCAACACCTTCTTCAATGCCGAACAGAGCAAGACGATCCTGCGCCAGCTCGACGAGCTCCTGCGCGGCGAGCGCTCGCGCGCGCTCGTCCAGGTGACGGACGGGCTCTATCTCGAATTCACTGCGGCCCCGCGCGACAACGGCGGCGCCGTGCTGATTTTCGAGGACGTGACGGCGCGCGTGCGGGCGGAAAAGAAGATCCTGCACATGGTGCGCTACGACAGCCTCACCGGCCTGCCGAACCGCACCTATTTCGCCGATCTGGTGCAGGAGGCCCTGGCCGAGCGCAAGAAGCCCGGCACCGTCGGCTTCATGGTTCTCGACGTCGACGACTTCAAGCATGTCAACGACATGAAGGGCCACGTGACCGGCGACCGGCTGCTCTGCGCCATTGCCGAGCGATTGCGCCGGCTTGCCGGCGAGCGGGTGCTGGCCGGCCATCTGATGGGCGACGAATTCATCCTGTTCTTCCCGAACGAGGCGAACCGGCGCGATCTCGAGGATCGCATGCGGCGCTTCCACGACCAGCTGCGCGGCACCTACGAGTTCGAGGGCATGACCCTCTTCGTTTCGTTCAGCGCGGGCTGCGTGACGGTGGCGAGCGATGACTTCCGGCTGGAAGAGATGCAGATCCGCGCCGACCTCGCGCTGTTCGAGACGAAGTCGCGCGCCAAGGGCAGCGTCACCGTCTTCGAGCAGGAGATGGACGCGCGCTACATGGACCGCCAGAAGCTGAAGGACGATCTGCGCCTGGCGCTGGCCGAGGATGCGCTGTCGGTGGCCTATCAGCCGATGTTCGTGCCGGACGGTTCACGCATCGAATGCTGCGAGGCGCTGTCGCGCTGGACGCATCCCGAACGCGGCCCCGTCGCGCCGAACGTCTTCATCAAGGTCGCCGAGGAGATGGGCATCATCTCCGAGATCACCCGCTTCATGATCAACCGCGCCTGCGCCGACTGCGCGACCTGGCCGGAGCATATGGGCGTCTCCGTCAATCTCTCGGTACAGGACCTGCGCAGCTCGGCGATCATCGAGGTCGTCGCGCAGGCGCTCGACGCCGTGGGCCTTGCGCCGCACCGGCTGCATCTGGAAGTCACCGAAAGCTGCCTCATGGAGGAGCCGATCAAGGTTCAGGCGATCCTGCAGGAACTGCGGGCTCGCGGCATCACCATCGCCATCGACGATTTCGGGACCGGCTATTCCAGCCTCAGTTATCTTGACCAGCTGCCGCTCGACGTCATCAAGATCGACCGTTCCTTCGTGCGCAACATCGCCGAGGATCCGCGCCGCTTCAAGCTGCTGCGCGGCACGGTGAACCTCTCGCGCGAACTCGGCCTGCGCATCGTCGTGGAAGGCGTGGAGACCGAGGAACAGCTCGCCCTCATCAACAAGTATCGCTGTGCCGATCTGGTGCAGGGCTACGTCTTTGCCGCGCCGATGTCGCCGGATGCCCTGCGCGACCGGTACGAGAGCCTTGGCGGCAAACCGGTCGAACCGCGCCGTCGCGGCCGCCGCGTCGCCTGA
- a CDS encoding aa3-type cytochrome c oxidase subunit IV: protein MAEHHNGPVELGAPMDYPEHEKTYDLFIGGAKYGTLFCVALLIAMAAGFFTSAGFFSSLLLLIILNVVGFFALR, encoded by the coding sequence ATGGCTGAACATCATAACGGACCGGTCGAACTCGGTGCTCCGATGGACTATCCCGAGCACGAGAAGACCTACGATCTCTTCATCGGCGGCGCCAAGTACGGCACGCTGTTCTGCGTGGCGCTGCTGATCGCCATGGCTGCCGGTTTCTTCACCAGCGCCGGCTTCTTCTCCAGCCTTCTCCTGCTGATCATCCTCAACGTCGTCGGCTTCTTCGCCCTTCGTTGA
- a CDS encoding tetratricopeptide repeat protein → MAASTGFPIERSLSASARARRPLVAAVAAASLALLLAGCQSTTSTDVLKVERAQGSQENISSLSAVIAANPQDPEGYNVRGSAYGRAGEYRRALEDFNRAIELNPRFYQAYANRALIQRSLGDQAQAAADYNTALQLNANYDVAYIGRGNLYRQAGRLDDAFRDFNRAIQLDTTDPRAYHNRGLIYQARRQHDKAIEDFSKAISLSPNSAEPYNGRGISYAAQGDDDNAFQDFNTAINLDGKLAESWANQALIYERRGDLARAAKSYSHALKLDPNYAPARDGLARTRGAVAKPA, encoded by the coding sequence ATGGCTGCATCTACCGGGTTCCCGATCGAACGTTCCCTTTCCGCGTCCGCTCGCGCCCGCCGTCCCCTGGTGGCCGCCGTTGCCGCGGCGTCGCTTGCGCTTCTGCTCGCCGGCTGCCAGTCGACCACCTCGACGGACGTTCTGAAGGTCGAGCGCGCGCAGGGCTCGCAGGAGAACATCTCCTCGCTCTCCGCCGTGATTGCCGCCAATCCCCAGGACCCCGAAGGCTACAACGTCCGTGGCTCGGCCTATGGCCGCGCGGGCGAGTACCGTCGGGCGCTCGAAGACTTCAACCGCGCCATCGAACTGAACCCGCGCTTCTATCAGGCCTATGCCAACCGCGCACTCATCCAGCGCAGCCTCGGCGATCAGGCGCAGGCCGCCGCCGATTACAACACCGCGCTGCAGCTCAACGCGAACTATGACGTCGCCTATATCGGCCGCGGCAATCTCTATCGCCAGGCCGGCCGCCTGGACGACGCCTTCCGCGACTTCAACCGCGCCATCCAGCTCGATACGACCGATCCGCGCGCCTACCACAATCGCGGCCTGATCTATCAGGCCCGCCGCCAGCACGACAAGGCGATCGAGGACTTCTCGAAGGCTATCTCGCTGTCGCCGAATTCGGCGGAACCCTATAACGGCCGCGGCATTTCCTATGCCGCCCAGGGCGACGACGACAACGCGTTCCAGGATTTCAACACCGCGATCAACCTCGATGGCAAGCTTGCCGAATCCTGGGCGAACCAGGCGCTGATCTACGAGCGTCGCGGCGACCTCGCCCGCGCGGCAAAGTCCTATTCGCACGCGCTCAAGCTCGACCCGAACTACGCGCCCGCCCGCGACGGCCTTGCCCGCACCCGCGGTGCCGTCGCCAAGCCGGCCTGA
- the rpsU gene encoding 30S ribosomal protein S21, with product MQVLVRDNNVDQALRALKKKMQREGIFREMKMRDYYEKPSQKRAREKAEAVRRVRKLARKRAQREGLIGGRPGAR from the coding sequence GTGCAGGTACTTGTCCGCGACAACAACGTTGATCAGGCTCTCCGCGCTCTCAAGAAGAAGATGCAGCGCGAAGGCATTTTCCGTGAAATGAAGATGCGCGACTATTACGAAAAGCCGTCGCAGAAGCGTGCGCGTGAAAAGGCTGAAGCCGTTCGTCGCGTTCGCAAGCTGGCTCGTAAGCGCGCCCAGCGCGAAGGCCTCATCGGCGGCCGTCCTGGCGCCCGCTAA
- a CDS encoding sarcosine oxidase subunit beta family protein, which produces MRKYSVFAVAREAMRGHKGWEAQWTSPEPRKEYDVIIVGGGGHGLGAAYYLAKEHGITNVAVIEKGWLGGGNTGRNTTIIRSNYLYDESMDIYEHSLKLWEGLSQDLNYNVMYSPRGVMMLSHNVHDKQSFQRHVHANRLYGIDNEWLTPQQAKEFVPVLDISASARYPINGAALQRRGGTARHDAVAWGYARAASDRGVHVIQNCEVKGIRRGPDGAVTGVETSKGFIGAKKVAVSASGHNSVILSMADVKLPLHSVPLQALVSEPMKPIFPCVVMSNSVHAYISQSDKGELVIGAGTDQYNSYSQTGGLQIITHTLDAICELFPMFRRVKMMRQWGGITDNTPDRSAIQGVTPVKNLFVNCGWGTGGFKATPGSAHLFAHLIAKGEPHKLAAGLTLDRFRTGRLIDEAAAAAVAH; this is translated from the coding sequence ATGCGCAAATATTCGGTTTTCGCCGTCGCCCGCGAGGCGATGCGTGGCCACAAGGGATGGGAGGCTCAGTGGACCTCGCCCGAGCCGCGTAAGGAATATGACGTCATCATCGTCGGCGGTGGCGGCCACGGCCTCGGCGCTGCCTACTACCTTGCCAAGGAGCACGGCATTACCAATGTCGCCGTCATCGAGAAGGGCTGGCTCGGCGGCGGCAATACCGGCCGCAACACGACCATCATTCGCTCGAACTATCTCTATGACGAGAGCATGGACATCTACGAGCACTCGCTGAAGCTCTGGGAGGGCTTGAGTCAGGATCTCAACTACAACGTCATGTACTCGCCGCGCGGCGTGATGATGCTGTCGCACAATGTGCACGACAAGCAGTCCTTCCAGCGCCACGTGCACGCCAACCGTCTCTACGGCATCGACAACGAATGGCTGACGCCGCAGCAGGCGAAGGAGTTCGTGCCGGTTCTCGATATCTCCGCCAGCGCCCGCTACCCGATCAACGGTGCGGCCCTGCAGCGCCGCGGCGGCACCGCCCGCCACGACGCCGTCGCCTGGGGCTATGCCCGCGCGGCGTCCGACCGCGGCGTGCACGTCATCCAGAATTGCGAGGTCAAGGGTATCCGCCGCGGACCCGACGGCGCGGTGACGGGTGTGGAGACCTCGAAGGGCTTCATCGGCGCCAAGAAGGTCGCCGTGTCGGCCTCCGGCCACAACTCGGTCATTCTCTCCATGGCCGACGTGAAGCTGCCGCTGCATTCGGTGCCGCTCCAGGCGCTCGTTTCCGAGCCGATGAAGCCGATCTTCCCCTGCGTGGTCATGTCCAACTCGGTGCATGCCTATATCTCGCAGTCGGACAAGGGCGAGCTCGTCATCGGCGCCGGCACGGACCAGTACAATTCGTACTCCCAGACCGGCGGCCTGCAGATCATCACCCATACGCTGGATGCCATCTGCGAGCTCTTCCCGATGTTCCGCCGCGTCAAGATGATGCGCCAGTGGGGCGGCATCACCGACAACACCCCGGACCGTTCGGCGATCCAGGGCGTGACGCCGGTGAAGAACCTCTTCGTCAACTGCGGCTGGGGTACCGGCGGCTTTAAGGCGACGCCGGGCTCGGCCCATCTCTTCGCGCATCTCATCGCCAAGGGCGAGCCGCACAAGCTGGCGGCCGGCCTGACGCTCGACCGCTTCCGCACCGGCCGCCTCATCGACGAGGCAGCGGCCGCGGCCGTGGCTCACTGA
- a CDS encoding sarcosine oxidase subunit delta, with protein sequence MLLIYCPYCEEERSELEFRHGGDAHIARPTNMADISDEEFQDYFFLRDNPKGLIFERWRHIHGCGRFFNAARDTVSDKFYMSYKAGQPKPEIPGVTPATEKTVETYEATEGTAK encoded by the coding sequence ATGCTTCTCATCTACTGCCCTTACTGCGAGGAAGAGCGCTCCGAGCTCGAATTCCGCCATGGCGGCGACGCGCATATCGCCCGCCCGACCAACATGGCCGACATCAGCGACGAGGAATTCCAGGACTACTTCTTCCTGCGTGACAACCCGAAGGGCCTGATCTTCGAGCGCTGGCGCCACATCCATGGCTGTGGCCGCTTCTTCAATGCGGCGCGCGACACGGTGAGCGACAAGTTCTACATGAGCTACAAGGCCGGCCAGCCGAAGCCCGAAATTCCCGGCGTGACGCCTGCCACCGAAAAGACCGTCGAAACCTATGAAGCCACGGAAGGAACCGCGAAATGA